Part of the Labrus bergylta chromosome 19, fLabBer1.1, whole genome shotgun sequence genome, CCAAAATGGGTTCGTACTGTAACAGCAGCTTCAGTACCACAGCcctgtgtgattaaaaaaaaccatgCTGCACTCTGGTGGCTAAACAAGGGAACTGCATCTTTAATATTGtatttatattcatatataaaaaaaaaaacatgtgtattttgtgtcttttcagtTTCTGGTTCTTTAAGTTTCTCATGCTTATTGGCATAACTGTCGGAGCCTTCTTCATTCCAGATGGCATCTTTACTACAGGTAAGAAGCACACACCTGAGTATTGTTGGCTACACCTGAGAATTACCGGCtcagtttttctaaatgttagGCTTCATGACTTTTTAACCCAGTTTGTGTTCATATCAAAATCAAGTGAAGTTTCCGTTCCAAGCAGAACTGATCAATGTTGACCTGCAGTGCCGCTTACTATCCTGAGAGCCTCCTTCTGCTGTGAAGTGAATGTTTTGGTCATTGAACACTTTCAAAACCTTCCATGACAAACGTCTTCAATCCTCAGTGTGGTATTACTTTGGCGTTGTGGGctccttcatcttcatcatcatccagcTCATCCTGCTGGTGGACTTCGCCCACTCCTGGAACCAGGCGTGGCTGGAGAAAGCAGAGGAGGGAAACAGCAAGTGCTGGTTTGGAGGTATCCTGTCTATCTTTAAGTCCAAGTGTAAAATTCAAGACAGTGAACTCGATATGAGTCATCTGTGAAACAGCGCTCACATGTTGTCTTTCAAATCTATgcactttgtttttcagctgtGTCATTAAACAAAGAGCAGTGCAGAAGTAACAGCATGGCAGGCTCAAAACCGCCACTCAGTGTTCATCATAAATAGGGTTTTTATTGGAGCTGATTACCAGCAGAGCATTTCATGGTATTCACATCCTGTAAAAACacttatagggctttcacacttccaAACAAACTTCTCAAAAACtgctgatatttgcaggaggaatGCAAGTTTTTCACCCggaatttattttctaaatcttTTCAGAAACTTTGCATACAACACTGAAACCTGACCTCATTCTGTTGTAGTTTGGAGTCTCTGATCATTTTTTTCCAGGCTTACAAAATGTCAACAACTGCTATCCTATGCATTTATAATAGCacccaaaaaaaatgtttcaggaaAAAGCAGAAGCTCCACCTATTACTTCTTCATGAAGAGATATCGAcagtcactttaaaaaaatgaaggcaCTTCAACAATATTAGTCACCCCGtcttcaaaacattgaagatGCTAATTCAAGAACTATTGACAGATAACTGAAGGACATGGCTGACCCTCTTAAAAGTGACAGGATGTGAATGAGGGAGGGATTAGGGGAGAGTTAGTTGTtaccctcttcttttttttctctcttctctcatttTGCTTGTTGACTGGTCAGTTTGCTTTGCCGTTCTTCTTAATTGAAAATGATCTGTTcttgtaaatgttttgattctgCTTCCTCATGAAAAGAACAACAACTATTTCAACCAGAACATTTCCCTACCTTTAACTCGTGTACCAGTATAGTAATGCTACATTAACTTCCTGGTGTCAGAACTAAGAAACATGTGACTTCATCACATCCGAGTCAAGTGTCATGTGATGCCTGACGACTCTTTCTTCTCCCCTCTCAGCTCTCCTGACCATCACCATTATTAACTTCGCCCTGGCTTTCACTGCTGTCGTTCTCTTCTACGTCTTTTACACCCAACCAGACGGCTGCACGGAGCACAAGGTCTTCATCAGCCTCAACTTCCTGTTCGGCATCGTTGTGTCCATCGTGGCGATTCTGCCCAAAGTCCAGGTGACGTAGAGACTGTAGAAGAAATATGTTTATTGATATAATTTGATTGAAacgattcatttttttttttttacatgttttgcaACCTAACGTTCCATGTGTGATACTCCACAAGTGGTTCAGTGATATTTACAAATCTCTGGATCTGTTTTACAAGTTacaaaaaaagttgttgttgttttcctgaCTCCTGTTGTTCCCACAGGAGGCTCAGCCCAGCTCAGGTCTTCTTCAGGCCTCCATCATCTGCCTCTACACCATGTACATCACCTGGTCAGCCATGACCAACAACCCCAGTAAGTCCAATGAATCTGAGCCACAACATGACTGCATTTTCATTCCCTTTCATTCCATTCAGAACCTGACCCAGGATTTTAAGAAAGTTTGTAAAAGGGAATGTGTCACTCTAATCCTAACCACTTAGCCACAGTCGCCGCTGTGAATGTGACTCTTAATGACAGATGTATAatggttttctttgtttctgacCTCAGACAAGCAGTGCAACCCCAGCCTGTTGAGTTTGGTCCAGCCCAACGGTCCTACTCTCCCTCCAGGAGTTCCTGCTCCCACTCCAGCCCCTGGAAACGTCCAGTGGTGGGATGCACAGGGCGTCGTGGGACTGATCATCTTCTTGTTCTGTACTCTCTATGCCAGGTATGCTACTGTTATTTTTACTgaggttcattttttttttattttagacctTGTGCTCATATTGTACCTCCTCAATTCATGAGAGGACTGAGGCCAGAATGATTCAGACTAAAGTGGGTCTATGAGTACACATGGAATTTAAGGATAAGATTTTACTTAGAAAAAGAACAGCATCTcgatgaaaagaaagaaataagcagtggaaaaaaagactcaaagaTGATTCAGTGTCATCCGTATATCTGAAGATGTCTACAGACCAAAGGGACGTTCTATTACGTACACAGTCCATGCAGAGTGTACAATGGACTGACCTTATGCGGGATGATATGACTCTGATGCAACGCTGAGATTGCATTTGAAATTAAGTAGTCCAATCCAAACTCTAGTCTATTTAATTAGTTTGAAGTTTTCTCATTTCTACCTGAGGAGAGAGCTGATCAAATCTGTCACTTCATGCAGTTTTTTCAGCATCTTTTTTGGCTTAATTATTGTTGTTAAAATAGCAAAATCTTGTTATTTCTGCGTCATACTGTTGGAGAAAGCCAGATTACAGCTGATTTATGTTAGCTGGTTTTCATCTGAACATACTGGTTCCCATACTGAGCCTAGCCGACCCTCACCTAGCTAACACGTCATCGAACTGGAAACTGGTCAGCCTCAGAGAGCTTGAAGCTGCAGTAAAGTTTTAAGACAGTGAAATTAGTCAAGCTGTGTTTGCACCGCTCGGTTTTATATTTTCACCACAGACGTGACAGCTGCCTTTTCTGACTGATGTGGAAGTGACAACACTGACGAGTTTAAGTCtgtttaatctttgttttttatttagatcCCCATCACAGCTGCTATTCTTCCTGGGATCAACATGATTTCCAAAATGTCGATCCAAAAATACACTTACCATCACAGTACAACCAACAACAATACAGACGTAATGAGGCgccatagtcctccaagctggaGTCATGCTCTGTCATAAACATAAAGGATGTAAAGATAacgtctctcgctctctcctgcCACAGCATCCGCTCCTCAAACAACTCCCAGGTGAACAAGCTGATGCAGACCGAGGAGGGCCAGGGTCTGACCGCTAATATTGAGTCTGCGACAGGAGAGGACGGGGTCCGGCGAGCCGTCGACAACGAGGAGGACGGAGTCACCTACAGCTACTCCTTCTTCCACTTCAGCCTCTTCCTGGCCTCGCTCTACATCATGATGACTCTCACCA contains:
- the serinc2 gene encoding serine incorporator 2, which translates into the protein MGACLALGSLASCASCLCGSASCLLSSCCPSTYNSTISRLAFSFLLLLGTMVSVIMILPGMEEHLKKIPGFCVGGSYIPSGNKVNCDVIVGYKSVYRMCFAMACFFFLFSIIMIRVRSSKDPRASIQNGFWFFKFLMLIGITVGAFFIPDGIFTTVWYYFGVVGSFIFIIIQLILLVDFAHSWNQAWLEKAEEGNSKCWFGALLTITIINFALAFTAVVLFYVFYTQPDGCTEHKVFISLNFLFGIVVSIVAILPKVQEAQPSSGLLQASIICLYTMYITWSAMTNNPNKQCNPSLLSLVQPNGPTLPPGVPAPTPAPGNVQWWDAQGVVGLIIFLFCTLYASIRSSNNSQVNKLMQTEEGQGLTANIESATGEDGVRRAVDNEEDGVTYSYSFFHFSLFLASLYIMMTLTNWYKPDTDYKVMQSSMPAVWVKICSSWLGLGIYLWTLVAPLVLPDRDFN